The genomic stretch GTCCCTAGGCGTGAGTCCCAGCATTGTACAATCGACTCACATTTATGTTCAAAAAAATCATTCACGTTAACTACTATGGAACAGGGGAAAGATACCTATCCAGAGGCAGAAGAGTTCACTTCCAGCAGAACACAGATCTTGATTTTTATTCTAGTGTAAACACCAGGTCTTGGTTTTATTCTAGTGTGCTGTTTGAAGTGCCAAAGCTGAAAAGTGGAAAGAgtgctctggaggctgagagCGAGAGTCTGGATAGCTACACAGCTGACTCGGATAGCACCTCCAGGTGGAGTTTCCCTGTCTGTCTCACCTCTGCCAATGCTGAGCTCTCATTTTGTTCTCTAGCATTAGGATGCAGGTTTCTTCTGCCTTGAGTGTTCCTGATTTCTGTCCTTGGGCTTTTGAGTGACTCTTTCTTCCGACCTCACCAGAAGTTTCTCTTTAGTACTTCAACTGCTTTGGCTCAGAGCACAGCTTCCTGGAGTGAGATAGCTGCCCCTGGATGCCGACCTGTGGAGGATTCTGCTATGGTCCCTCAGGAAAGGgggtgtgcacatttgtgtgtgtgcagagttgCTTGCCTGATCTTCCTCACTCCTTCAAGCTGACTCGGATGGGAAATATGACGTCTCAGTTTGGTTGCTATAGTTATTATGGCAGTGACTCTCCTTCCTTGCTAGTGCTTTGGGGCCTGGatagaagaggaaggggaagataTGACTTAGTTCTAACTTCTGATACTTCTAGGAGAGATTCTCTCGATAAATCTGGACTCTTCCCAGAATGGAAGAAGATGTCTGCTCCCAAATCTCATGTTGAAAAGGTAAGTTGAAAGCtattggtttttatttctctctcctccgtcttccctctctcccatgtcccacttcccctccctccttccactcctgcCGTCTTATCTCAAGTCAGAATTTAAATCAGGAATCCAACTAAAATTTTTACCTCAGGTTCATTTGGAAACATTTCAATGGTCTTGGCTGAAATGTGTGTGAACATAGATGTTATATTCATCTTTATGTTTGTCATAGTTGGGTTGAAATCGGATCCATAAGCTGTTTGTGAGTATCCTTTACTCATTTCTTTGGTCTACCTGCCGGTCTTTTGCTATGTCCTTGCCCTTGTTCCCTTTTAGGAAGTTCAGCCAGGGAGCCAAAACGAAGAGGGTGACATGATATTCAAGAAGAACACCAGAAAAATCCTGAGGCCTTCAGGTAGCCTTCCCTTCATGGCTACAAGGGGCTCGTGTTCTGAGTGCTTTTGCTGGGCTCTTCGTATGGAGTACTGCAGGCTTCTTTTGATGTAAATGTTTGATCTTTCACGCAGAATACACTAAGTCTGTAATAGACCTTCGCCCAGAAGATGCGGCACAAGACAGTGGCATCATGGGAGACAGGAGCAAATCTGTACCAGGCCTCAGTGCTGATATGGTGAGTACTCTTACATTTCTCTTGGTCactatattaaaaatttaaatatagagCTGACTTTAGTACTTGGTTCTGTCATCCAAATGGTTTAATTCTTTAGGAAAGATGAAATGACCCACATTGCTCCCAATTTCTGAAGTAGTACCAGTTCTTGATTTGCTTAAAGAACTGTCTTTgttgtcttttattgtttatCATATTGTTGGGTATATGGTTGGCTACTCAAATAAACACCTAGTCTTGCTAAAATATAAAGAGAAGACCAGTGAGATGACTCGACAGGACAATATCACTTTCTGTGAAAGGCTGgaatcctgagtttgatccctggaacccacattaagatgaaaggagagggagctggagagatggctcagaggttaagagcactggttgctcttccagaggtcctgagttcaattcccagcacccacatggtggctcacagccatctgtaatgagacttggtgcccttttctggcctgtaagcagacatgcaggcagaacactgtacacataataaacaaataattttaaaaacattgaatattctctttaaaaagcaaattttaaaaaagatgcgCTTCACCACCATGTGGCATCCCAAAAAacaggatggaaggagaaaactcacTTTCTAATGTTGTCTTTAGCActtaggggtgggcctaggccctatcccaaaggatatgacacactctgatgaccccctatggaaggcctcaccctccctggggagcagaaaggatatgggataggtagggttttagttgggagggggcgtggcaggggaggaggagagggagagggaactgggattgtcatgtaaaacaatcttgtttctaattcaaataaaaaaatctgcaagaaATATCtctagcttaaaaaaaaataaagttgtctTTAGACTTCCATATCTGTGCCATGGATGCATggctgaatacacacacatgatgatgatgatgatgatgatgatgatgatagaatatacatactactactactaatacaattaaaagtatataaaaagatAGCTAGACGGTGTATTCAAATGGGAAACTTACAAATCTcctattaaaatattaaacactTATATTTTCTGAGATATGAAGATATATTAAAAACAAGGGTAggcacatatatattcacatgaaACCTTAGAGATTTTGCAACCAATTTTGGTCCTTACTGAAGGAAAGACATTGGTTTTTGAACATTGCTTTTATTAATTCTCAAGTCTCTGTTGTtccaggaagaagaggaggaggaggaagaagaggatatTGATCACCTGGTGAAGTTGCATCGCCAGAAACTGGCCAGAGGCAGCATGCAAAGCGGCTCCTCCATGGTATGTTCCATGTGTTTGTGCTTATACACACATTGGGGTACCAAGGAGGAAAGAAGAGCCAGCCTCTCTAGAGCAGACTCGGGACCTAGTCACTCACTCATCCTAAGTAAGGGGCATGCGTTCGTTTGTTCATATCCTCACTTTAGAGCTTAGGTGCTCAGCGTAACTTATAGATGACTTCCTGAACCTCCAATCTGGAGGCTCTccaaggaggaaggaagactCTGGCCATTCTTTCACCATGGCTTTGTGAAAAGCAGCTGTAACTCCTTTGAAAGGATAACCAGGCCATGAAGTAAACAAGACCATCCTTTTTCATCTTAAGCCGATCCCTATTCTTACACTAAAGACATGCAGGTGGCACAAGAAAGACCTTGGCCAGATTGACACCAAGGTCTTGATAGGGTACAAAATGAAGCAGCCTCATTGACATTTTAGGGACTTTTGCTAATCAGGGCCTATATCTATAGCAAGTGCAAAGATTTCTATTTGGGCGAACAGATTTGGGAAAAAGAGTAATTTAATTTTCACCTTCAATCTGGAAGAAAATATAGAGCTCACCTCATATGCTTGACTGCTACCAGAGAGGAGGCTGCTTTATATTTCCAGTGGTGCCTCTCCAGCTGCTCTCAGTTAGTAGATAGGTAAGGCCCCATTTTAAACTGTTAGTTAACACCTTCTAGCCAATGTTGcaacatacataacacacaccaCAGATGGGCTTAGCTGTACCTTACGTCCTTACTCCTTTTCACCATTGTACAGATGGGGAAAATCATCAATAGATTGTGTAAAACAAGGGGGAAAAAGACACTAAGAGTCTGTGTGAGCTAGGAGACAAATTACTAACCCAAACAATTTTGGATGTGCTATTGGCACTGACTTACCCTCTGGGTAAAAGACTATTGGCAGTACTGGCTCCTTGCAGGCCCTTCTGAGACTTTTGGCTTCATCATGAGGGAAGACTGAGGGAGCAATTGGTGATGTGGAGTGTGTCTTCCTTACCCTTTTGTTATTGCTTTACCCTCAGAGTACCATTGGCAGCATGATGAGTATCTATAGTGAAGCTGGTGATTTTGGGAACATCTCTGTGACTGGCAAGATCATCTTTTCTCTGAAGTTTGAGCAGAAAACACAGACTCTGATAATCCATGTAAAGGAGTGCCACCAGCTAGCCTATGCTGATGAAGCAAAGAAGCGTTCTAACCCGTGAGTGCTCTGGCTCCTGAGTAATACTTTGACAGGGAAAAGTAGACCTTAGAATCTGTCTGGGTACTCTTGAACCAAAAATACCGTTTCTCTGAGTAAAGACTAGTGAGATGTGGTATACTAAAGGGCTTAGGACTTGGGAGGAACAAGAAAGAAGTTGTTGACATAGTATTTCATCGCATGCTGTGCAGGGAAGTAAAGAAGGGACTTTGGTTGTCTTTGGTTTCTAGATATGTGAAGACTTACCTTCTGCCTGACAAGTCCCgccaaggaaaaagaaaaaccagcatCAAGCGGGACACCATCAATCCACTATATGATGAGACCTTTAGGGTATGTTTCTCAACCTAGAGGggagaaggttttgttttgttttcgtgtCTTTGTGTTGTGACTGTGTCTCTACAACGTGGGTAGATGACCACGTCTGTGCCTGAGGATTCACTGTGGGCATCTGTTCATATCCCGACCTCCTGGGGGAAGAGAACAAATGTGAATTTGGCTTCCTTGAATTGTTGTTAAGCTCCTAATTCACATGACCACCTAGctctttttaaaagtcatttgagcacctggagagatgattcagcagctaagagctcttgctgctcttgcagagaatcggagttcaattcctagcacccacatggtggctcacaactgcctgtaactccacttccaggagatctaacGTCATATCCTTGGTGGGCATCTACATCCATGCATTGCTCATAAATATACTCAGGCACACATAAAacccacataaaacaaaatatattctttaaaaaaagcagTCATTTGACGGCCAGCAAAatgacttagcaggtaaagtCTGACAATCTGAGCTCTGTTCTTCAGATCCACGTGGTAGAAAGAGACAGcttgactcccacaagttgtcctctgatctccacactcaTGTCATGGCATGTCCgtgcccacacatgtacacatgacaTTCATGTACccaaatatgcatgtgtgtagaaataaaatgtaataaaataaaaaaaaattagaagtaaTTAGAGATAAAAGGAAGGCCCCCCTTGGCAATTGTTTACTGATAGTCTtgggaaaaatgaaatttccCCTGGCTTCCTATGGACTGTGTTagtgttaattaattaattaattaactaatgaaTGTGCTCCACTCGAAGAATGAATTGCTTCGAGTGGAGCAATTCAGAGCGCCTAGGAACTGAAACCATTTGACAGACCATAGGGACAGGTTGCTTAGGGTTTGGAAGAAGTACTTTTTGAGGAGCTATTCCTAACTGGCTGCCTTGGGCTGCTTCTTTCCCTTCACAGTATGAGATTTCAGAATCTCTTCTGGCTCAGCGGACTTTGCAGTTTTCCGTTTGGCATCATGGTCGTTTTGGCAGAAACACTTTCCTTGGAGAGGCAGAGGTCCACATGGACTCCTGGAAGCTGGATAAGAAGCAGGATCATTGCCTCCCTTTACATGGAAAGGTAGTTTGCCTTAGAGGTCTTCCCCAGCTTGGTTCCTAGGTGGATTGTCTGCAGTGGCCTCTGCTGGTCTGGGTTGGAAGTAGCTTTGCATATAGTATTCTGTAGAGTTCTAGCACACCCTGCTGGCTGTTCTGAGTTTGGCAGCAATTTCGGAGGCTCCTGCAAGGCAAGTAGGAGCAATTTCAGGCCAAGCAGGAAGCTACTGCATGCCAAGCTTTTTTCCTGCTAACCGCCCAGAACCTGAACGTATCCTGACATCCTAACTTGCACCTCCTCTCAGATCTAACCTTTGGAGCGTATCCTAATCCGCACCCCTTTCCAAGCTAAACATCCTGCTTCAGAAGTAAGAAGCAAGACCGTTTGTGGATCTGTAATGGCTGTCCTCTTGGTTAAGGGCGCAGGCCAGGAGAATTTTACTTTAGCAAGGGCACTTCAGATCTTAGTGTAGTAAGGTGGCATCATAGTGATTGGTAGTTTAGTGTGGATCAGGATTAGAATCTTACTGGGAATCCACCTACATTCTTCGAGCCTCAGTTTAGTCTTCTACAAAATGGTGTAACGGTGTTACTCCCTGTTGCAGGACTGAATGCAAGGCATTCTTGAATATGTAACACTTAATGGCTATTCCATAGCTTACTGAAATTCTGCTTACGATAAAATAGCTACATCAGAGAACTTTAGCTGCAATTTCCCATTTATCATAATGAATCAAAGAGAAACTTCTTTACAAGTTATAATAGTATTTTCAATGTTTCAAACAATGCACAGCAATAGATGTCTATGGAAAGATAGTCTAGCAACTTAGAATGGGGCTGCCTTTAGAAAGTGAGCCTGATGTGGAAGACATTTACTTTCatctgtttcatttctctttgtctttttgggAAGTTTCACATTTTATCTCTTTATTATCACACTACACCTTTATCTCTAAACATTCTCTAGACATTCTCTTAGGCTAGTGagatatttttacatattttagacCTTGTGGCCTCAACACCAAGTCTGATTCAGTTCTAAAAACTTAGACCCCTTTACCCTGGTCCATTCCAGAATCTCATCCTATGCAATGAATTTGCATCTTAGAAAATCCATCCTCCTTAAGAATAATTTCTAtagacaccaccaacaaaaattgGGAGCCATTAAATTATTGCCCTTAGATTAAATTCAGATTGCTACCTTGTTTGTACAGcttaaaaactaataataatctTTATGTTTTGAAATTGCTTGAAAGAATACAAACaatatttcatgaaaattatatacaattcAAACTTCAGTGTGATGAGTagagtttctttttttgagttttttctttttatttaaattagaaacaagcttgttttacatatcaatcccagttccctctccctcccctcctcccctactaaccccccaactaaaaccctacctatcccataccctttctgctctccacggagggtgaggccttccataggaggtcatcagagtctatcatatcctttgggctagggcctaggcccacccccgtgtgtcttggctcagggagtatccctctatgtggaatgggctcccaaagcccacacctatgctagggataagtactgatctactacaggaggcctcatagatttctgaggtctcctcactgacacctacgttcctggggtctggatcagtcccatgctggtatcccagctatcagtctggggaccaagagctccccgttgttcagttcagctgtttctgtgggtttcaccagcctggtctggacccctttgctcatcactcatccttctctgcaactggattcctgttcagttcagtgattagttgtgggtgtctgcttctgcttccaccagctgctggatgaaggctataggatgtaaATAGCCACTCTTAACAAGTATTTTAAGTATCTTTTTAGACTTTTTATGTTAAGCAGCATAGAtttcatctatctgtctatcatctatgtatccatttatacatatgcatacatactgTATTCTTTTTTGACTCAAGTGAATTcacatttcttgtttttcatatatatgtatgtatatatagattcTTGATTTTAACAATTTATCATAGGCATCTGTCTATGCCATTTCTTACAGATATATCTTATTTTACTTGCTACATAATATTCTCTCACATTTCTGTATTACACATTTATTTGCCAGTCTCCTACCAGTGGGCActtaaattgtttaatttttaaaactatgctGTTGTATATCTTTTTTTCAGTACTGGTGGTCCAACCAAGAGCTTCACATGTGCTAAACAAGTGCTATACCACTGACTCACCCCATCCCCTATCTTTGCCTTCTTTGGGGAATGTAATTGTCAGAGAAAGCCCTAGTGGTGAAACAGCTGAGTCAGAGGACTGTACATCTAGTAATTTGAGGGCTGTTGCCTTCCAGGAAATTTAGTGACATTACATTTTCCCCCTTTAAATTGTCATAAAAACAGGAAAGCAATTACTATCCAAGTAAAACATGCTATTAGAACCTTAGAATTTCTTCAGCATTTGATGTGAAAATCATTCTCTCCCAGTGGCCTgaattttatgtaattatatgGAAAATGTCACTATAAACCACCTTGAATTGCCATGAAAGCAATGCCTTATATCAAAATGGGGGTATTTgctctttgaaaatattttcaacaaaatcaaagtgTGCTGTGGGAGCAAACTTGCCATCTACTCAATACTAAACTCTCGATTTTAAGACCTCACCAAAGTCAACAACCTAGGAGTTAATAAATTGTGCAGATAGTTACAAGGTAAAATGCCATCTTGTCTCcttctttaaaagttttcaatAGCTTGAAATTTCCCCTTATACCTTATATTTAAAACTCTATCAAATTATTCTACTATAGTGTTATTTAATATGGAAGCTATATTGCTATATATAAAGTaaagccttttgttttttttttgaggggggagagagggtttcctctgtattgctttggagcctatcctggcactcaatctatagaccaggctggcctcgtactcacagagatccgcctgcctctgcctcccaagtgctgggattaaaggtgtgcaccaccattgcccagcaaagtaaggcttttaaaacaaaatttttaattaaaaatttttaaaatcatgtatttcTATTTAGCttcaaacaatatatatttaaCGTTTCTGGATGTTTTGACTCTCCAACAGTCCATGCGTTATCATTTTGTTTCCCTTTGCTAACAATCCACTCCTACTTCTTGTCTATCTTCCCCATAGACTAAGCTTATATATTCTGGGTCTGCAGTAAGTCTATTGAAACATAGGAGATAATACCTACCAGTATCAGCATGCTCAGTGGTGAGAACCAAGCTTAGCCTAGCCTCAAGGAAAATGGGCAGATGAAAGGGCATCTCTAGATTGTGCTAGCTTGTGCTCAGAAAACTGGAGCATAAAGGAAATGACACCGTGGGAGCCAAGAGAGTGAAGCAGTTCTGCCTCCCAGAGCTACTTGCTTTCTGTCCTTGACATATGTTCATTCATTGTTATATTCATTCAGTCAACATGGGATACCTGTGCAAACTAGGTACTACACTAAGTATTGACCTTTCTAGGATGAACAGAAATAAGATTGACTCCTGTCCTTCTGGCACATGGATTCTACTGATGATTCTTAACTAAAAATATGTAAGTCATGAGCTGTGGATATATCTCAGTGGTAGTGTATATGTTTAgcatgtgaggccctgggcttgACACCCAACACtgaagcaaacaagcaaacagtaaaatattaaaatctgtgTAGCAGACTTTTACCTTACCCTAAAATCTGTATAACCCCACCACCTTTTAAAGTtcttcttacttttaaaaatcagatggGTCTCCTTTTCACAAACAGGATACTATTGGTGACGATAGAGTAAGTAGGGAAAGGTCTTTTGTCTTTCCCCAGTCTGTTCTCCCTGCTGTTAGACTGGTCTTCACTTTTTGGATTGTTTTATCCAGTCTAGTGTTAAAAAGCATGGACTCTGGAACCAGTGTGGCTGAATCTGAATCCTAGGTCTGCTAATTATTAGATGTGTATCTGTGGAAAAATGACTTAACCTCTCTGTTTCTTTATTCAATAGcccataaaataatttcatagatATTACTCTAagtattaaataaatgatatatttatacTACTAATAATACTCTCTGGCAAATAGTAAGAGCTATATTAGAGGCAGTAATAAAAACATTACAGAGTATAGTCATATGTATAGTTttaatacatcttatgtttatgtTTAATATGAGGGAGATTTTTTTACTTCTTGTTTTGTTCACTTAACAGTAAAtatatcttttatattttccctttttaaaaagtataaattcAGTACAGTCTTATTTTATGATATAAATGAAACCATAGATTTAGGTTTATTTTACCCAACATTTATAAGGCAGATATTTTCTAGGCATATAACATGTTATATTCAACCAggatttgaaatgaaaaaaaacagcaacactTCTAGGAGCAATTGACACATAGCCAGGATAGGTAGGGTTCCATATAACTGGCTGAATTGTAAGAGAAAGCCCATGCTCAAGCTATGACTGAGGAGAGGAAAGTAGGttgctttcttttcctcactGACCTTTCTTAACTTGCACTTGGGCTATCAGAGGTAGCCTGCGTTCTTTCTGATAACCTCATGCCACATGTCACCTAAAGATGTTAAAATCACTCTTAACCCTGCTTATGTTCACTGATACTTAATTTTTTCCACTTTTTGACCCCTACTAACAATGCTGGTAGCAAGATTCTTAATGATATGTCATTCATTCTTTTGAAAGTTTGTGTGGCCACCTTGTTGGCATACCTTTGGGAGCATTTGGAATCTAGTGGCCATATATATCCCCAGAATGCACGATAGTGATCCTTGGTTCTCCTGGATCTCCTCCCGAAGAGACTGCCAAAGAAAACTGTAGCTGCTCTGGGATTGTAGCCATTAAAGAGGGACAATATCAGGCCATGAGCCTATTCTTggggtcattttatttatttattttcttacttatttttgagatagggtctggctACCTATGTATTCTAGGCTGCcatcaaacttgtgatccttttgcttcagcctccccgGGGCTGGGATTGCAGAGGAGTACCATTACAGCCACCTATGGGAACAACTTTGTAACCCTCTCAGGAGGAGGCCCTAGTGTTTCCTGGGGGGACCTGATTTCACTTGTTGGGTTTCCCTATGTTTCAGATCAGTGCTGATTCCTCGCCTGGCTTGCCAGCACACAAAGGCGAGTTGGTGGTTTCATTGAAATACATCCCAGCCTCCAAACTCCCTGTTGGAGGTGACCGGAAAAAGAGTGAGTTTTCTTTGGGTCACTGGATTCAGCTTTTAGCTTCTGTACAGGGTCCGTGAGTGATTGGTATAGGCTCCTTGGCTAAGGTAGGCTGGGATGTTTCCTGGATCTTCTATGCAGGAGTCCTTTCCTGAGGAAGCCTTTACCTCTCTCAACTGGAAGGAAATGCCATGGTGCTGACATTCCGTTTAGATGACCTTTAGGCTGTTAGTGTGATTTGGTCTTGTTCCATCTGTGTTAAGCTACTAAGAAGGCAGAAGAGAACAGGAGCTTTGTGGCTGAGAAAGGTGCTTGGAAGGCATGGTATCCTATGGCAAGTGCAAGGCTGAGTCACTAACATAGCCAGCATGGTGCTCATAACTGGGGATACATAGATGAGAGAGATACGGTACTTGTCCTCGCAGGacatgggttttttgttgttgttgttcagaaagGTAATCATGTGCCCAAACCATCCATCTatgagggagatggagagagctTTGTTGAAGAAGTAATATTGAAACTGGACTTTGAGATTTTACCAGGTACAAAAGGAGGGAAGGCGAAAGAGAGGAGCAGTTCTGGCATAAGGAACAGTACTAGCACCGGGTTCTTAAAGAGCTTGGCAGCTGGATGAGATGGTACATGcctacagtcccagcacttgggaagttaaggcaggaggattgccatgaaatTCCAGGCTGGATAGGTCATATAACTAAATAACAGGCCAGACTTGGCTATAAAGTGAGgccccattaaaaaaaatgagaatgtaaaacaaaaagagaaacaaaataatagataaaAAGTGTAGGCAGGGGATGCAGTTCAGTTCATAGAGGGCTTGCATAGCCTGCATAAGGGCCTCCATTGTATGCAGAGAGCATTGCATAAACTGATACTTccgaggtggaggtaggagggtcAGGAATTGAAGGTCATCATCAggccagctacatagtgaatttgagacaggcctgggctacaggagTCCCGGTGTCAACAAAAAGCCCATTCTATATATGCCTGGTAAATGTAGAGTTTTAGGTCAGCTATCAGGAATATATTCCCAGTTatactggagctggagttatggtaTGCATGCGTATGTGTATTAGTACA from Cricetulus griseus strain 17A/GY chromosome X, alternate assembly CriGri-PICRH-1.0, whole genome shotgun sequence encodes the following:
- the Sytl4 gene encoding synaptotagmin-like protein 4 isoform X2; the protein is MSEILDLSFLSDMERDLILSVLQRDEELRKADEKRIRRLKNELLEIKRKGAKRGSQHYSDRTCARCQEGLGRLIPKNNTCVGCNHLVCRECRILESNGSWRCKVCAKEIELKKATGDWFYDQKVNRFAYRTGSEIIRMSLRRKPAANKRETVGQSLLQQTQMADIWPGRKIIQEQQKESSVLFEVPKLKSGKSALEAESESLDSYTADSDSTSRRDSLDKSGLFPEWKKMSAPKSHVEKEVQPGSQNEEGDMIFKKNTRKILRPSEYTKSVIDLRPEDAAQDSGIMGDRSKSVPGLSADMEEEEEEEEEDIDHLVKLHRQKLARGSMQSGSSMSTIGSMMSIYSEAGDFGNISVTGKIIFSLKFEQKTQTLIIHVKECHQLAYADEAKKRSNPYVKTYLLPDKSRQGKRKTSIKRDTINPLYDETFRYEISESLLAQRTLQFSVWHHGRFGRNTFLGEAEVHMDSWKLDKKQDHCLPLHGKGSVMAKWWTGWIRLVKK
- the Sytl4 gene encoding synaptotagmin-like protein 4 isoform X1, translated to MSEILDLSFLSDMERDLILSVLQRDEELRKADEKRIRRLKNELLEIKRKGAKRGSQHYSDRTCARCQEGLGRLIPKNNTCVGCNHLVCRECRILESNGSWRCKVCAKEIELKKATGDWFYDQKVNRFAYRTGSEIIRMSLRRKPAANKRETVGQSLLQQTQMADIWPGRKIIQEQQKESSVLFEVPKLKSGKSALEAESESLDSYTADSDSTSRRDSLDKSGLFPEWKKMSAPKSHVEKEVQPGSQNEEGDMIFKKNTRKILRPSEYTKSVIDLRPEDAAQDSGIMGDRSKSVPGLSADMEEEEEEEEEDIDHLVKLHRQKLARGSMQSGSSMSTIGSMMSIYSEAGDFGNISVTGKIIFSLKFEQKTQTLIIHVKECHQLAYADEAKKRSNPYVKTYLLPDKSRQGKRKTSIKRDTINPLYDETFRYEISESLLAQRTLQFSVWHHGRFGRNTFLGEAEVHMDSWKLDKKQDHCLPLHGKISADSSPGLPAHKGELVVSLKYIPASKLPVGGDRKKSKGGEGGELQVWIKEAKNLTAAKSGGTSDSFVKGYLLPMRNKASKRKTPVMKKTLNPHYNHTFVYNGVRLEDLQHMCLELTVWDREPLASNDFLGGVRLGVGTGISNGEVVDWMDSTGEEVSLWQKMQQYPGSWAEGTLQLRSSMVKQNLGV